The genomic stretch CGGCGCCGTGCCCCTGCGTTCGTTTCAGCCCCCCTGCGATGTCCTGGCTCTCTCGCCTCTTCGGCGGCCCGCCACCGCCCGCCCTGGCCCCGTCGCGACTGATCGTGGGGCTCGGCAACCCCGGCCCCGACTACGTGGGCACGCGCCACAACGCGGGCTTCATGGTCGTCGACCGTCTCGCCGAGCGCCTGGGCGCGGACCTGTCCACGGAGGCCGCCCACGCGTTCGTCGGCGAGGTGACGGTGCCCGCCGAGGGCGACGCCGAGGCGGTGGTGCTCGCGCTGGCGAAGCCGCTCACGTTCATGAACCGGAGCGCGCGCGCGGTGACGGCCCTGCTCGACCGGTACGGCCTCGACGTGGACGACCTGCTGAT from Rubrivirga sp. SAORIC476 encodes the following:
- the pth gene encoding aminoacyl-tRNA hydrolase, with the translated sequence MSWLSRLFGGPPPPALAPSRLIVGLGNPGPDYVGTRHNAGFMVVDRLAERLGADLSTEAAHAFVGEVTVPAEGDAEAVVLALAKPLTFMNRSARAVTALLDRYGLDVDDLLIVYDDLALPVGGLRLRGKGSHGGHNGIRDLIQTLGSTEFPRLRVGVGNSFPPGRQVDFVLSPFDDAEEEAVSAALDDAADAALTFARDGLTAAMNRHNRR